Below is a genomic region from Helianthus annuus cultivar XRQ/B chromosome 2, HanXRQr2.0-SUNRISE, whole genome shotgun sequence.
ACAATCTGAATCAAATCTAACATTCATATTTGACCAATGGGTATGGGCTTCGGTAaagccccccccccctttaggCACGTCACACACCGCCCCCAAGGGGCCTGGCGCGGCACATGCGTCGGAAATCAGACGATGGAGACGGGGCATGCTTGGTGGGGTCCATTCAATATATCTGTTGATATAACagctaatttaaaaaaaaaatcaatttaattTAAAACCTTTATACCAAAACTCACCCACTTTCTCCAAACAACTCCcacatttttatataaaataccCACATAATCTTCTCTAAAAAATACACCATGTCATCTTCTTCTTTATCGGGTTCGACGGACACCATGGAAGccgtaattttttttataaacaaggTGGTAGAGGCGACACAAATAATTTTGGAAGAAGAAGAGGAGGAGGAGGTTTCGTCACAACCACGAAACAGGAACCCACACATCGAGCGAGACCGAGAAAGTTAGTGATTTTTTTATTCTTATATTTATATTCTTATATATTTATTCTtaattttttaagtttatgtttttagtcttattttttaattataagttGTATATATATTTTGCTATCTTGTAGGTGCTAACCAAAGATTAATCGTTGATTACTTTGCCGACGAGCCGCTGTACTCGGAGGCTATTTTTAGACGCCGTTTCAGAATGAGTCGTCGACTTTTCTTACGTATCGCCGACGATTTACCCGCTTATCACCCGTTTTTTACCATGCGACACGATGCTAGAGGCAAAATGGGCTTCACCACCTTACAGAAATGTACTGTGGCGATTCGTCAACTTGCTTATGGGATGACAGCCGATTCTTGGGACGAATACTTAAAGATGTCGGAAAGAACTGCTAGAGAATGTTTATACAAGTTTTGCAAATTTGTGGTGAAGCTCTACAGCCAAAAATATTTGCGAAAACCTGTTAGGAtatgaggctgtcatgattgtgtttgtttgcatgaAATGATGTAACTGCAGCGGAAATGAGtggcaaactttgtaaacacaaacaaaagaaagtatagattgataaacaattgcttttcattgagtcaaaagatttacataagagcaaaagattacagttaaagcttacaatctaaactccccctcagcctgatacaccagagttggttgcacaagatgaaaggatgaattgaggagaagaactcactcaaaacgatcaagtgtaacagtacagagtattgtcatacttataggcaaaccaaactactgacatgcttcagctgacatcaccatgatagtgacatctaatgacctaacaaactataaatactgttctatacaaactactgttctgtaacatctgataatcactaaactacaaaacataaggaaactactgcttcacgttccactgttgtagccttagcacagatgttgagtcttcagtgctctcttcaaaggtgatcagtctttgagagggcagtgcttgagtcttcagcagtacttaggtaacagcagtagatagagcaacagagtttgtcttcagcagttgttagataatcatcagagtttggtttatcagctgttgtagttgagcagtacttaagatccataagctgttagataaccactgtcaaggggagagattagagtaaactgctgcttattaagtgtccactgatgggatccggttttggctttacattatctattcctctgttagggttcaatcctaacaatctccccctggaacagataatgccaaaacccttccttattcaggacctttattactcatcagaagttcctttgcttttcttttaaattctttcTCAAAATCCTaggaacttgtatcatcctcatccctgcacagtgagagctcaaggagatcttgtagatcttcagcacttaggcctagtgcctgattccttgatatatgcctCACTtcaccattggctctgaccaaagtcaatacgtgggtcttttgatcagacatccactttagtattttaaagccaaatgggtttcttgggagagcttTATTTCCTGATGAACTTGAAATGATTGGCCTGGAAAAGAAGTGCAGAGCAGTATCATGAGCTTCAGACATTCGTATGAATGCTTGTTCAATAATCTGATTAGCTGCAGCTAtgtctgcttcaacttctttgtcaatcagCTCACTATTTGTGACAcctgctgatgacttttggcttactactttgACCTTTTTGGCAAGGGCTTGTAGTTTTgccaatctttctttatctgaagctattttcttcatAGCTTCTTCTATCTGTTCAGCTTCGTTGTTCTTTTCTACTCCAGCAGATAgcacttctttcttttcttttctcaattttgtgacaaaatcttctgctgtgctgatctgtgtttcaaaaattttgacttgttcctgcagctttttgtagtcagactTTTTGGGAGGGTTAGAGgctttcaacctctgcttctcaagcctttcataagcttcttcaatttgctgctttgaccattttgctatggtctccgcagtatccacctttccatccaccaactcctgcttctttcttttatgctcggaaataagatcagctatgaatttgttgtatttgttccaatttggagctgtcttttTCTTCCGTGGATCAAGTTTGATCTTTTCAATTCTGTCAGCTTCAAGTTTCAATGCAATGATTGGCCAGTTTGTGAATTCTGTTTCATCAGCagaatagaacttttctttcattatgTACGCAAGATATTCCTTTCTTAATTCATTTCGTTGTTCTGTTTCAGGGAATAAACTTGACGCCTCTTTGTTCAATTCACTTGCATATTCTGCTATTTGTTTGACTTTGTTAAGCAGGAATTCTCTTCTTTCCAGCATGGCTTCATCACCTTGATCCTTGCATTCAACTTTGGCTCTTATCTTTGCTTGTCTTGCTTTTGTTTCAAGATGTTCATTCATGTTGTCTGGAATTATGAaacctatgagagaaggaaatttcCTTTTTGTAGGATCATCTATAGTGTAAAACTgcttcatctcatttttcacagcttctAATTCCAATGGATACTTAGCCGCAACAGGATCATATTTTTCATCAATAGCTTGTgctgtttctctttttctttttcttttcagaaGCTTTGTAGAGTGTGGTGTTGGAATGATGAGATCAGTGGTGGATTTTTgagcaacagtggttgaaacaactggtgtttcatccactgttgtcattacaactgctgatgtgtcagcagatgtcttctgctttagaGCAGGGGATGGAGAATGAGAAATGATatttgatggtggtgatggtggtggtgactcatcatcagggatgaaaacccttctcctttttaatgaagaagaggctgatgatgttttgggtggatcagtggtttgagattagatggcagtggtttgtgattgtgattgactaacagtggttgaaacaactggtgcttcaatcactgttgtcactacagcagatgttgtaacaactgctgtcttctgctttatggcaggaggcagtggtggtgtggCTTTAGATGATGATGGTTTGGTGGTTTTTGGTTTTGATGAAGATTTTTGTGTTGtagacacaggtggtggtggaacagtagttgtgatggtgtatgatgaggtggtgtgtgttggaggtgtgtgtgttgatgtaatggcagctgtttggctactgacagcagtttttgcagtttttgtaactactgttgtatcagctgatgatgtttttgaggttttgggtttctcaggttcaatgtacatcccatcttctatacctttctttttcaacctgattttctccccctttttggcattatctgccaggggtgtatccatgaagaaaatggcagatggagctttctcactttgagcattctgttgaatgctggcctttatagccttgatgtcttcttgagtgtctttgaaccgagactccaccatgttggtcagcatttgtacttgatttgcatgctttttagcagccatttgttgctgttgttcaagcaatggttggagaatattccatagctcatttgcagccaatgcttgtggagcaggtgcttgagcaggaggagtagaagattgggctatttgagcttgtaacagctgctgcaccatatcttttatctcTGCGACAGAAGATTCcaggttttcaactctggccgtcaattcattatattttgaatcatcacttgaattaacaggatcatctgaatccccaccaacagtggttgtatcaatgtgtgacttaggagctgttgcccaaaagtcatccattgatgcccctttctcttggtactggggacttctttcttcagcactcgataaacctttgatgttaccagcagttaaagataactccctggtggttaccgatgttgccatggaagaaattgccttcaagggagtcttagtaatgtaacaactgtccaactgaagatctgttgacccatcagttgtagttgctgctccacttgaactacccccgagagttacttgtaactcagggggtgtaacctcctcagctgttgctggggtAGCAGAGGTATGTGCaccagacccagtcacttgtggaggtatgctctcagtaatgggtgatagagaggaactggtttgtgtctgtgctatatcaactgcatgcaacaggggtattattgattgtggtaatatgattggtgagggtgtgggtgttgaaagagacatgtccttgggatcaggactgtggaagatagatccgagtggatacagagcttcataatgtggtgtccctgtgcttacaacctgatccttttgtgaggatgcaggaggagttttagactggggttgagatctttcttcgaactgctgtgaggaagtagcagcagtggtttcatgtgacttttgtgttgtcactggcattaactctgggatctcatcttccagagttgcctttggtgtgggtttggtgggttttctggatgtttttcttttggtctttttggtggcaggtgttggtttcaaagcattgagtgtgctactttgatcacctggagcagtgggctcagcagtggttgcttgagggtcagtggcagtttctaaaacctgctcagcctcctttgtttttaattttattggtgccatcatccttgaaaatgtttcagatgttagactttttatttgaaaatggacaccttgtttgggcaaattttcatcttcttttacaaatttttgtttaaagtaaTAACTCAGAAATCttggaaaaagaagaaatgatttgttgtcaacattctttaccatgtcattgaagatctcctgggaataattgtaatttttattgtttaaaatagcatatcccaggcattgaatcttcaatggtatttcattaaacgctgttgttttattagaaacacaactTAAAAGTGTGttaaataaaaatctgggtgcagatggaaaataacctttttgtaaggtatctacCTTTGCTTGTTCTGCATACCCTCTTTTCAGAAAATCAGCTTTTAACTCGGTTTTATCAAAAGAAGTTGTACCTTTCAGATCATCGAGTTTGAAGACCTCTGAGATTGATTGTGGGGTGATTCGAAATGCTTTACCCTGTATCGAAGAGTTAATGGCTACTGCTTTCTTATCTTGTTTTTCAAGCTTtgcgtttttccaaaactcattCTGGGTTTGCAAGTATATGGGAGCATCTGCAGtcagcaaagttttgtactttgatgcagacagtgtatcaatgatggagtcgaaagtgtggttatcggtaggttttgtgaggagACCTACGTAGTTATGAGGTGATTTGTATGGGATATCAAAAATTTCTTCGGTCGTTTGAGCGACCTCTtatgaagatgatggttttgattttgattttgattttggtttcgtcatttttgatgaagaagatcgaagaagattTTGGAGTTATGAGGGGGAAacttgtaacaactctcattaaaatttataattagaataataattaggcaataaggaaaccctaattgagacacccaagtaattccgcactaaccctaaaatttccggaataatcggaatcaggatcagggcccctaaaactcaggagGGTTGAACCGTAtttgataattatctttaaaTTACGTTGTCTATACTGAGAATTGTCGAAAATTTAGAGTCACCAAGCCTATGCCACTGACTAGCCTACTATACAAGCTAGACtgaccctttacggaccgtatgggtaggtccttacagaccgtaagccaACCGGTttctttacggaccgtaagggttgaagcatacggtccgtaagcgagtccaaattttcactataaatagccgacatcgGGACTTGAATTTTGGAAGTTGAACGACGTTCAATTACTGTCTGTGCATCGAATTAGAGTCGTTACACTACAAATTAAACACACACCACACTCGAATCGCTGCcacggaacagggtaattactcgatcgctattacgattcattttccgagatcaatatatccaaagaatgtttaagtgctacccacattagggtgatactttgtcgtttgtcgttaattcgataaatgagtttaagtatcgcactttgtcgttcattgtgagaatttgatctcgtgagttatcgtaactgctgtattgatcactaaccctgttttgtgtgcattattgttgaaattaggttaacagggctaaactcatattctatccatactaaatctgcaatgtgagtcattctctttttattaactgttttacaatactccaaattattttcagaactataattacagtgattaagttgatgtaatcaccaaattacagccagtatgtggggtattgtgcacattactacagtttaaatcattttaggtgggcgaacctaattttaattgatttacgtcattcattggggcagccaatggtgatatgaccactgtcacagatccggtcgagtgacaaatactgtgggtagttggttgatatcagaaacatgtgtaaaagatcttaacactgtgaataatcataaaatgtgtcattttcagtaaaatgaatgattcactcagtatttccccgctgacaaaaaatctttttcaaacatgtttcaggtgatctactgtaaatcaggaaaagtgttgaggagcatttcaagcttaaaatagtggctcagtataaaataaaga
It encodes:
- the LOC110895716 gene encoding uncharacterized protein LOC110895716, translating into MSSSSLSGSTDTMEAVIFFINKVVEATQIILEEEEEEEVSSQPRNRNPHIERDRESANQRLIVDYFADEPLYSEAIFRRRFRMSRRLFLRIADDLPAYHPFFTMRHDARGKMGFTTLQKCTVAIRQLAYGMTADSWDEYLKMSERTARECLYKFCKFVVKLYSQKYLRKPVRI